In Luteolibacter sp. Y139, the following proteins share a genomic window:
- a CDS encoding DoxX family protein: MNATSLLSLGRCGHEKFTALAGRAQSPLLLAIRLYWGWEFFLTGKGKLANLEQTADFFKGLSIPFPTMNAVLAGTTECAGGLLLLAGLASRVVAVPLIFTMVVAYLTADMEAVKGIFSDPDSFVSAAPFLFLLASLLVLVFGPGVFSLDHLIARKSGLASPALKAATT, encoded by the coding sequence ATGAATGCGACTTCCCTTCTCTCCCTTGGCCGGTGTGGTCATGAAAAATTCACCGCTCTCGCAGGCCGTGCCCAATCGCCGCTGCTGCTGGCCATCCGTTTGTATTGGGGCTGGGAGTTTTTCCTGACCGGCAAGGGCAAGCTGGCGAACCTGGAGCAGACCGCGGATTTTTTCAAAGGGCTGTCGATCCCGTTTCCTACGATGAATGCCGTACTTGCTGGCACGACGGAATGTGCCGGCGGGCTGCTGTTGCTGGCCGGGCTTGCCTCGCGGGTCGTCGCGGTGCCGCTGATCTTCACGATGGTCGTGGCCTACCTGACGGCGGACATGGAAGCGGTGAAGGGGATCTTCAGTGATCCGGACTCCTTCGTCTCCGCCGCGCCTTTCCTCTTCCTGCTGGCCTCGCTGCTGGTCCTCGTATTCGGACCCGGGGTCTTTTCCCTCGATCATCTTATCGCCCGGAAATCGGGCTTGGCGTCGCCGGCTTTGAAAGCTGCGACCACTTGA
- the bufB gene encoding MNIO family bufferin maturase has protein sequence MKGSRFTNHCDYGVGIGLRIPHYQHILEKKPVVDWFEIISENYMGEGGRPLAVLDQILEQYRVVQHGVSMYFGNSERPNRDHLKKLKALTKRTRTPWVSDHLCWGSVDGRFTHDLLPMPYTWEAVKTTARNIREVQDYLELPVAVENVSSYAEFHLSEMTEWEFLNEVVEAADCGILLDVNNIYVSSRNHGFDPMDYVNAVPAERVAQTHLAGHTEFKKYILDTHDHPVIDPVWKLYERTIQRCGRVATLLEWDDKIPSFNEVHHEALKANRFLPEAAAAA, from the coding sequence ATGAAAGGATCACGATTCACCAACCACTGCGACTACGGCGTGGGCATCGGCCTGCGCATCCCCCACTACCAGCACATCCTCGAGAAGAAGCCGGTGGTGGATTGGTTCGAGATCATCTCCGAGAACTACATGGGGGAAGGTGGACGGCCGCTGGCGGTGCTCGACCAGATCCTGGAGCAGTACCGCGTGGTGCAGCACGGCGTCTCGATGTACTTCGGCAACAGCGAGCGCCCGAACCGTGATCACCTCAAGAAGCTGAAGGCGCTGACCAAACGCACCAGGACGCCGTGGGTGAGTGATCATCTGTGCTGGGGCAGCGTCGACGGGCGCTTCACCCACGATCTACTACCGATGCCGTACACGTGGGAGGCGGTGAAGACCACGGCGCGGAATATCCGCGAGGTGCAGGATTACCTGGAGCTCCCGGTGGCGGTCGAGAATGTCAGCAGCTACGCCGAGTTCCATCTTTCCGAGATGACCGAGTGGGAGTTCCTCAACGAGGTGGTGGAAGCCGCCGATTGCGGAATCCTGCTCGACGTGAACAACATCTACGTGTCCTCGCGCAACCACGGCTTCGATCCGATGGACTACGTCAATGCTGTGCCGGCGGAGCGCGTCGCGCAAACGCACCTGGCGGGTCACACCGAGTTCAAGAAATACATCCTGGATACCCATGACCACCCGGTCATCGACCCGGTGTGGAAGCTCTACGAGCGGACGATCCAACGCTGTGGGAGAGTGGCGACGCTGCTGGAGTGGGACGACAAGATCCCGAGCTTCAACGAAGTGCATCACGAAGCACTGAAGGCGAACCGTTTTCTTCCCGAGGCTGCTGCCGCTGCTTGA
- a CDS encoding HvfC/BufC N-terminal domain-containing protein: MKTLASFQASMAEAVMRPLGPGDAMRRENRRVADELVKPNDRLAAADRLQIYNQQYWWRLLGSFGEDFSGLRAVVGERKFQRVAMAYLTEMGSTSWNLRDLGQGLVKYLREHPELIEPYGSLAIEMASVEWARVLAFDGEQRRAIDPMEFSARSPERMVLGLQPHLSLLELQYPVDHLLKRLKHAEGHSSRQAAAGSPRTRPVRLKAKIASSPIHLVVHRSELRVYYKRLEPEAFRLLAALQAGENLGAACEIAFAGSAEAVEEIPGKVQTWFSAWMSFGWLCARTNQE; this comes from the coding sequence ATGAAGACGCTGGCATCATTCCAAGCCTCGATGGCGGAAGCCGTGATGAGGCCGCTGGGGCCGGGCGATGCGATGCGCCGGGAGAACCGGCGCGTGGCCGATGAACTGGTGAAGCCGAACGACCGGCTTGCCGCCGCGGATCGCTTGCAGATTTACAACCAGCAGTACTGGTGGCGGCTGTTGGGTTCCTTCGGGGAAGATTTCAGCGGGCTGCGTGCGGTGGTGGGGGAAAGGAAGTTTCAGCGGGTGGCGATGGCGTACCTTACGGAAATGGGATCGACCTCGTGGAACCTGCGGGATCTCGGTCAGGGCCTGGTGAAGTATCTTCGTGAGCATCCGGAGCTGATCGAGCCTTACGGTTCGCTGGCGATTGAGATGGCGAGCGTGGAGTGGGCGCGGGTGCTGGCATTCGATGGTGAGCAGCGGCGGGCGATTGATCCGATGGAGTTTTCGGCGCGGAGTCCGGAGCGGATGGTGCTGGGATTGCAGCCGCATCTTTCACTACTGGAGTTGCAGTATCCGGTGGATCATCTGCTGAAGCGGCTCAAGCACGCCGAGGGTCACTCATCGAGGCAAGCGGCGGCCGGATCACCAAGGACAAGGCCGGTGCGGCTGAAGGCCAAGATAGCTTCTTCGCCGATTCATCTGGTGGTTCACCGGTCGGAGCTGCGGGTCTATTACAAGCGGCTGGAGCCCGAGGCGTTTCGATTGCTCGCGGCATTGCAGGCGGGAGAAAATCTCGGGGCTGCGTGCGAGATCGCTTTTGCCGGATCCGCTGAAGCCGTGGAGGAAATCCCGGGTAAGGTGCAGACGTGGTTCTCTGCCTGGATGTCGTTCGGCTGGCTTTGCGCGCGGACCAATCAGGAGTGA
- a CDS encoding DUF4062 domain-containing protein, with protein MNLPHFEFIIGQPPPHPMAIPRVFVSSTYYDLRHIRKGIELFIDNLGYDSILFESGDIPFSHEQPLDISCYKEIGTSHMLVLIIGGRSGSKSSDSTETPEPEVVAEQYRHYNSITQRELETALQEDIPVYIFVERGVAAEYLTYKENRENDTIRYAHVDNIHIFKLLDFIYSRARNNLTKDFEHLEDITSWLRSQWAGLLGDFLTKRSKESSFQTLRHQLKDLHRITETLKGYSENIMRGVSRAEAEEIIIESTAKLRDSAIQEAIKDNRVGKHLVSDHGADPTVIAKIISEAENSLDLVRKFRAYPNTKRCSYIHSALSHQSGVEEINLLRSMLGVPLLEVLPESRRYRETAPPATAGPSQSSKANTRNGESGGEAKPANG; from the coding sequence TTGAATTTGCCTCATTTTGAATTCATTATCGGTCAACCCCCACCGCATCCAATGGCAATCCCGCGCGTCTTCGTTAGTTCGACCTACTACGACCTCAGGCATATCAGAAAAGGAATCGAACTCTTCATCGATAATTTAGGCTACGACAGCATTCTATTTGAAAGTGGAGACATCCCATTTTCACACGAACAGCCGCTGGATATTTCCTGCTACAAAGAAATCGGAACCTCTCACATGTTGGTTCTGATAATCGGAGGAAGATCCGGATCGAAGTCTTCGGACTCGACCGAGACGCCAGAGCCTGAGGTTGTCGCGGAACAATATCGCCACTACAATTCCATCACCCAACGAGAATTGGAGACTGCCCTGCAAGAGGACATTCCCGTCTATATTTTCGTCGAGCGGGGCGTCGCCGCGGAATATCTCACCTATAAGGAAAATCGCGAAAACGACACCATTCGGTATGCCCACGTCGACAATATACACATCTTCAAACTTTTGGACTTCATTTACTCAAGGGCTCGAAACAATCTAACCAAAGATTTTGAGCACTTAGAAGACATCACTAGCTGGCTAAGATCCCAGTGGGCTGGACTGCTCGGCGACTTCCTAACAAAGCGATCCAAGGAAAGCTCTTTTCAGACTCTCCGGCACCAATTGAAAGATCTCCACCGAATCACCGAAACCTTGAAAGGTTACTCGGAGAATATCATGAGAGGCGTTTCACGAGCAGAGGCGGAGGAGATCATTATAGAAAGCACTGCAAAACTCAGAGACTCCGCGATCCAGGAAGCAATCAAGGACAATCGCGTGGGCAAGCACCTCGTCAGTGACCATGGGGCCGACCCGACAGTTATTGCGAAGATTATCAGTGAGGCGGAAAATTCATTAGATCTTGTCAGAAAGTTCCGGGCATATCCCAACACGAAGCGTTGCAGTTACATTCATTCAGCACTTTCTCATCAAAGTGGAGTCGAGGAGATCAATCTTCTTCGATCAATGCTCGGAGTCCCTCTCTTGGAAGTTCTGCCTGAATCGCGGCGTTATAGGGAAACTGCGCCACCCGCAACGGCAGGGCCATCCCAATCCTCGAAAGCCAACACCAGAAATGGCGAGTCGGGGGGCGAAGCGAAACCCGCGAATGGCTAG